The Thermosynechococcus sp. CL-1 genomic interval AGGGCATTGGCTTCACTGACGATGCTGGAACTTGGCGTTGCCGGTACGGGACGGGTGACGAGGGGTAAGAGTTGCACAAGGTTCCATTGCCCCATTGTTGTCCGTGCCCAAGTATCAAGGCTCTTGACAATTTCATCCGCTAGGCGATCGCGATACTCCGCTCCCCGCTCCGAAAAGAGAAAATCTAAAGCCTGCTCCAGCACCACATTAAAGTCATAGTCACGGCTCTCGCGGGCATTGCGCAGCAGATTTTCTAGGCGCGTCCAGCGAAATTGACCATCCTTGAGGAGCAGGTTCGTGAGACTCGTGCGCAGCTCTGGGGCAGGATCCGTGAGCAGTCGTTTGGCAATGTAAGGATAGGCGGCACTGAGTACCTTAAAGTTGGGGTCAACGCCCATGGCAATCCCTTCCATGGTCAGGAGCGATCGCACAATCAAGGCATAATAGGCGGGCACCTGAAAAGGATACTCATACATCACCTCTGACAGGCGATCGAAAATGCGTTGGATATTTAGTTCCGAGACACTTGCCCCCAAGGCATCCTCAAAGACCAAGGCCAGCGCCGGAATAATTGGTTCCAGATCTGTATCGGGGGTTAGGAACCCTAAATGAACATAGTCGTAGGCAAGGCTTTCGTACTCACGGTTAACAATGTGGACAATGGCATTCAGCAAGCCATAGCGTTGCTCTGGGGCAATCTCACTCATCATGCCAAAGTCGAGATAGGCCAATTTGCCGCTGGGCATGGCCAGCAGATTTCCCGGATGGGGATCAGCATGGAAAAACCCATGTTCGAGCAACTGCCGCAGGGAGCACTGCACCCCCACATACACCATGTAGCGCGGATCAATCCCCAAGGCCTGAATTTGCTGCGGTTGGTTGAGTTTCACCCCCGTCACCCACTCCATGGTGAGCACCCGCCGCCGCGTATAATTCCAGTAAATCTTGGGAATATAGACATCGGTTAAGTGGCCATAGAGACGGGCAAAGCGTTCGGCATTCCGTCCCTCTTGGGTATAATCCATTTCCTCAAAGAGGCGACCAGCAAATTCATCGAGAATGGCCACTAAATCACTGCGAATCTCCTTGATCAGGCGTTTTGCCCAATAGGCCACCCCCCGCAGAATATAAATGTCTAGGGTAATACTTTCCGCCAAGCCGGGGCGCTGCACTTTAATGGCCACCTCTTCGCCACTGTGGAGTTTGCCGCGGTACACCTGTCCAAGGGAAGCGGCAGCAATCGGATGATCACTGATTTCGGCAAAAAGCTCACTGGGGGGGGCGCCCAATTCCTCCTCAATAAAGTGAAAGGCCACTTCATTGGGAAAGGGGGGCAACTGATCTTGGAGTTTGGTCAATTCCTCCAGATAGACGGCGGGCAGCAGATCCGGACGGGTGGAGAGGGCTTGTCCCACTTTGATATAGGCAGGGCCAAGGCGGGTGAGGGTTTCCCGCAGGGCGATCGCTCGCTGGTGTTGATTTTGTTTACTTTGGCCTGTGACCCTGTCCCACCAACGGTTAAAGAGCAACCAAAACACTGGCCAGAGAATCCGCAACCAGCGACTCAAGACGAGTAAAGGCCGCTGCCGATAGTAGGCATCAATGGCCACGGGATCGTAGGGTTGAAAGGTCTCCGGATCATTGGGAAGGGTTTCAGCCGCGATCGCAATCTCTTGGGGCGCGGAATCACTGGGGACAATTGCCGTATTCATGGGCAGTCGCGCAAACTCTTAAAGTATTTTAACAATCAGTTCATCCTCAAGGAGGGCGGAAAATGCGCCTAGTCATTTTGGGGGCAACGGGGCAGGTGGGCTGGCAATTGGTGCAGCAGGCACCCCCCGGCGTTGAAGTCATTCCCATTGCTCGCCAAGGCACTGCCGTAACGCTGGACTTGGAAGATTTAGAGGCCATTCCCAACCTGGTAAAAACCCTTTGCCCCGATGTGGTCATCAATGCGGCGGCCTACACTGCTGTAGATCAGGCGGAACAGGAACCGGAACGGGCACAGCGGATGAATGGCACTGCCGTGGGTCTTTTGGCAGAAACGATGGCCGCCTTGGGTGGGCTGTTGATTCACTACTCGACGGATTATGTGTTTGCTGGTACTCAATCGCGACCCTATCGCGAAACCGATGCCCCTGCCCCCCTCAATGCCTATGGCTATAGTAAGTGGCTAGGAGAGCAGGCGATCGCCACCCATCACCCCGCCCATCTAATCTTGCGCACCAGTTGGGTGTATGACCTGCGGGGCAAGAACTTTTTGCGCACCATGGTTCGCCTTGCCCAAACCCGTCCTCTCGTTCGGGTCGTTGCCGATCAAATCGGCACGCCCACGGCTGCCCCCTTCATTGCCCAAGTCACCTATCAACTGTTGGAACGCTGGCAGGCGGATCCCTCCCTGAGCGGTCTCTATCACCTGACGCCCCGCGGCAGTACCAGTTGGTATGGCTTTGCGGTAAAAATTTTTGATCACCTGCGTGCCAAAGGCTATGCAACTGCCACCCTAGAGGCGATTCCCAGCAGTGAGTATCCGACACCGGCCAAGCGACCCGCCTTTTCTACCCTGAACTGCGAGAAGTTGGAGGCGGTTTTGGGGACTTCCCTCCCCTCATGGGAAGCGGTTCTTCAGCCCCTTTTAGACCAACTAGATCCGCAATCCGTGCTTTAGGGGGGTGTCGCAACGGTTGTTTTCATTTGGCTGAACCAGTCAATGAGTTGCTCCAGTTGTTTCTCCACCGGTTGCGTCCCTAGACCCCGCACGGTAATTTTGCCCTGACTGTAGACAAACCGACTTTGGAGATGCGTGGGCAGTTGCTCTAGGAGCAGTTTCCATGCGGGTTCAGCCATCGGAGTTTCCAAGATCACATGTTGCTTGCCTTCCGGACGAATGCGGCTAATGCCACACTGGCGCGCCAGTTGTTTGAGTTCCACAACCCGCAGCAGTTGCTGAACTGATTTGGGCAATGCCCCATAGCGATCGCTCCACTCTGCTGCCAATTGCCTCAAGTCTTCTTTTGTCGTTGCAGCGGACACCGCGCGGTAGGCGGCCATCTTTTGCTCCAAATCGGGCATATAGTCAGCGGGAATAAAGGCAGTGACATTGAGATCCACTTGGGTATCGTCAACGGCGGGAATCTCTTGGCCACGAATTTCAGCGATCGCCTCCTCGAGCAGTTCCACGTACAAATCAAAGCCAACACTGTCCAGTTGACCGTGCTGCTCCGCCCCTAGGAGATTGCCGACACCGCGAATTTCCATGTCTCGCATTGCCAGTTGGTAGCCCGATCCCAGTTGGGTAAACTCCTGAATAGCCCGCAGCCGTTGGCGTGCCGCCTCAGTCAGCACCTCTTGACGGGGATAAAACAACCACGCATGGGCTTGAATGCCCGCTCGGCCAACCCGACCCCGCAGTTGATAAAGCTGTGCCAAGCCAAACCGCTGCGCATCCTCCACCAAAATCGTATTCACACGGGGAATATCTAAGCCGGACTCAATGATGGTCGTACACACCAGAATATTGGCTTCACCATTGCTAAAGGCAAGCATCGTGGATTCCAGTTCTCCTTCTGCCATCTGGCCGTGAGCAATGAGAATACGGGCACTGGGCACCATCCCTTGCAGCTTTGCCGCCACCTCCTCAATTCCCGCAACCCGCGGCACAACATAGAAAACTTGACCCCCCCGATCCAATTCTTGGCGAATCGCACTGCGCACCGTTTCTGGGTCATAGGGAGCAAGGTGGGTTTGAATCGGGCGCCGCGAGGGGGGTGGTGTGGTGATTAGACTCATTTCTCGAACCCCCGACAGAGCCATATAGAGGGTGCGGGGAATTGGCGTTGCACTGAGGGTGAGCACATCCACTTGGATTTTGAGGGCTTTGATTTTCTCCTTTTGGTTGACGCCAAAGCGTTGTTCCTCATCCACCACCAGTAGCCCTAAGTCCCGAAATTTAACGCTCTTGCTCAGGAGCTGGTGCGTCCCAACGACAACATCCATTTCGCCCGTTTTCAGCTTTTGCAGGATCTCTTGCCGCTCACTCTCGGTGCGGAAACGGTTGAGCAGCCCCACTTGAATCGGATAGGGAGCAAAGCGTTCCTTGAGGGTGTGGTAATGCTGCTGCGTTAGGATTGTCGTCGGGGCAAGAACGGCCACCTGTTTGCCTGCCATCACGGCTTTGAAAATAGCGCGAATGGCCACTTCGGTTTTCCCAAAGCCCACATCACCGCAGACCAGCCGATCCATGGGGCGATCGCTCTCCATATCGGCCTTGACCTCTTGGATGGCCTTGAGTTGATCCGGGGTGGGCTGATAGGGAAACGAGTCCTCCATTTCCTGCTGCCACGGTGTATCTGGAGGGAAGGCAAAGCCCCGTTGTTGGGCGCGTTGGGCATAGAGTTGCAGCAGATCCACCGCCACTTTCTTAATGGCCTTGCGCACCCGTGCTTTGGTACGTTCCCAAGTGTTGCCCGTTAACTTATTCAGTTGGGGAACGCCATCGCTTTGCTTACGGTAGCGGGAGAGGCTGTTGAGTTGATCGGCGGCAACGCGGAGAATGCCATCGGCATATTGCAGGGCGAGATACTCGCGGGTTTCGTTGTTAATCGTTAGCGTTTCTAGGCGCAGGAACTGACCAATGCCGTGTTGGCGATGGACGACGTAGTCCCCCGGCTGGAGCTTGTTGAGATCCACCTGTTTGGCAGCAGCGCGGCGGCGTTTGCGCACATAGCCAAGGTTGACCAAGTTGTGCTGACCAAAGAACTCGCGATCGCTCACCAGCACCGTGCGGAACGTAGGCAAAATAAAGCCACTAATTTCCGCTAGACCACTGGCCTTCAAGGCAATGGGCAGTCGCTGCTGTTGCAGCTTATCAATGGCCGGAAAGTCCTTGGGATTGGGCACAAACTGGGCGGGGCAATCATGCTCCTGCAACAGGGCTACAGAGCGACTCGGCTGCGCAGAGACTAACCACACGGTGTACCCCTTGTCCCGTTCCTCCCGCAGGGTTGCCGCCAAGCGACCAAATTGGTGGGGAATGGCTGGAATCGCCCGTGCTGATAAATTGAGACCGAGTCCCTCACTGGCCAGTTCGTAGAGGTGCACCCGTTGAAACCGCTCGAGGGCTTGGACACTGGCTGACCACGGACGATGGATGGGGGGGGGTGGCGTTTCAAGGCTTTGCCAGTAGGCTTGACTGTGCTCATACCAGCGATCGCCATGGGCAGCACAGAGGGGCGGCTCATCCACGGCAATGAGGGTTTGGGCAGGCAAATAATCCAAGAGCGAAGCCGGTTGCGGAAAAGCCACCCCCAGATAGCGCCGCAATCCCTCTTGATCCTCTGAAATGAGATGGGCGTGATCCGCTGCCCGCAGGGCTTGGGCAATCAGGGGAGTAAAACTAATGGGCGTCAGGGTTACCTGCGCAAGGGCATCAAGGCGATCGCCCTCGGTGTGTAGGGAGCGTTGACTGGCCGGATCAAACTCGCGAATGGACTCAATCTCATCGCCAAACCACTGCAAGCGCACCGGTAGCTCCGCCGAGACGGGGAAAATATCCACAATGTCGCCGCGCCGACTCCACTGGCCTTCCGTTTCCACGAGAGAAACCCGCTCATAACCAAGGGCTGCCAAGGCGGTGGCCACTTCCCCTAGGGAGTGCTCTTGACCCACCTCTAAAGTTAGACAGGCGGCACGAAACTGCTCTGGTGGGGGTAAATGGGGTTGCAGTGCCCGTTCCGTGGTGACAATTGCAATATTGGGGCGATCGCTCTCGACTAGAACTTGCAGCTGCCCCCAGACCATCTCCGCTTCCAAGTCAAAGGGGTCATAGGGAGAGGCCTCCGATGTCGGGTAAAAGAGCACCGCCTCCCAACCCATCAGTTCCAATTGCGCCGCCCAGCGTCCCCCCTCCTCTAGAGTGGAAGTAATCACACACAGCGATTGCTGACTCTGCTGCGCCAATGTGGTGGCCACAAAGCCCTTGACAAGGCGGGGCATCCCCGTGAGGACCAGTTCCCGTTGGTGTTGTAATTTGCTGAGCAGTTCAGCTGTCAGCGGCAGCTTACCCCAACTGCGGGGAATGGCCATTAAGGACATAGACGAGTGTCAGTGCAGGTGATCAAGACTTGAGAATTGAATTGCGACCCCTTGGGGCAGCGCTAACGCATTATAATTCTTACGCTCTCCTATCATTGTAAAAAGCAGGACAAGGATTCAGAAAACTCTAGCTAAAGCGCTTTTCGACAATTAGGGGGTAAAGAAGGGGGGATGCTCCTGTTTGGTAGCCACTTTGGCTGTTTTCAGTGTGTGCCATCCCTGTAAAAAGAGCTACATCACTGCTGAAGAGAGGGTGGAACCCCGTGGGCACTTCCTTCATAATTGTGAAAGAGTAGGAATTGCAGAGATTGAATGACGCGATCGCCCGATATTGATAGTCCGGCTCCAGAATCCTCAGCGATTGTTGACAGCACCCTTGAGGCAAGCGACCCCATTGACCCTGAGGATGAACTGCCCAATGAAGTGGAAATGTCCCTCTGGGATCACCTTGAGGAGTTGCGACAGCGGCTCTTTGTTGTCCTCGGCACTGTTGCTGTCACCATTGTTCTCTGCTTTACCCAAGTCCGCTGGATCATTCAGTTCCTTGAAAAACCAGCCCATGGTGCGAAATTCCTGCAACTCAGTCCGGGGGAGTACTTTTTTGTCTCCTGTAAAGCGGCGGCCTACAGTGGCATCCTCCTAGCGACGCCGATGATTCTCTACCAAGCCATCCGTTTTATCCTGCCGGGATTGACACGACGTGAGCAACGCTTGCTGGCACCGGTGGTTTTTGGTTCATCCATTCTCTTTATTGCCGGTTTGGCCTTTGCCTATACCCTCTTGGCACCCGCAGCCCTTGGCTTTTTCATTAACTATGGGGCAGATGTGGTTGAGCAACTGTGGTCGATCGATCGCTATGTAGATTTTATTTTGCTATTGCTCCTTGCCACCGGCCTCGCCTTCCAAGTCCCGATTCTCCAGTTGGTCCTCATTGCCCTCGGGATTGTTTCCATCCCGCAAATGCTCAGCCAATGGCGCTACGTGGTGATTATTGCCGTAGCCGTGGCAGCGGTTTTGACCCCCTCCATTGATCCAATTACTCAAGGACTGTTGGCGGGTGCTCTGCTTGCCCTCTACTTTACGGGGATTGGCTTGGCCAAGCTGATGGGGGTGGGGCGTTCTGAGGCTTAAACTTGCAATACCCCCAAAAAAGACTCAATCAGAAAAGATGATTTTGGCGATAAAAATCAATTATGGCGATCGCCCCTCGAACTTATCAAGGCTCTCAATAGAGATGATATGCTGATGTTGCCAAATTAGTGCATCCCTTCGCGATCGCAAAAATGGCATTACTTTAACAAATTTTTGTGTTTAGGAGCGGTCTTCATGCCCATTGCCCTTGGGATGGTAGAAGTACTGGGTCATCCCCCTGCCTTAGCCGTTGCCGATGTGATGGTGAAAGCGGCGCGTGTTACCCTTGTGGGCTATGAAGTGGTCAGTGGTGCTCGCCTGACGATTATTGTGCGCGGCGACGTTTCTGAAGTGCAAATTGCGGTTGCAGCGGGTGTGGAAGCCGCCAAGAAAATTCCAGCTCAAAGTCCTAAGGAAAAAACGCTCTATCTGTCGTCAACGGTGATCCCGCGCCCCCACGGGAATTTAGAGGCCGTTTTCCCGAAAATGCGGTTCCAATATGGCGATGGCTGGGAGCGTTTTCTCGTTTAGCAGCCCTAGGAAAAGTTCTCTAAAGCTTCTCTAATGCGCAAAGCTCCACCGCCCAGATAATTGGCTCAGAAGGGAGAACCCCCCCAATCAACTATCTCAACAGTGAAGCCGCAAAATCGCTAGGAAACAGTTTTAGAGGGATACCTAGGCTAGACCGGTGTTGACCCCCGGCTTACCCGTAAACAGTTCCACTTTCACAATTTTGCCACCCATTTTTTGGATGCGTTGTTGCTCGCGGAACCAGTTTTCGTAGGGCACCAGTTTTGTGAAATAGGTGTTTTGCAGTTCGCGCTGGGTGCGAATACGGGTTTGACTCGGCACACAGGCAGTAATTTTGAACATGCGCATGGGATGGGACTCCAAATCTATGTGGGGTGATTACACGTCTGGGAGCTAAAGGCCAGACTCAGACTGTTTAAGCACAATTGCCATGACAGGCTGACACTCTAACCCCTAACTCCCAGACAGATGTGCGACTGGAGAGCTGTACTTAGCTTAAGCCAGAGCAGATGTAGTCAAAGTAGATGCCCATTTCTTTGCCGGCATCGGCACCCACCAAGCTGGCGGTGACTTCTTTCATGGCTTGGATGGCTTGCACAGTGGCAGCGATGGGCACACCCAAGGAGTTGTAGGTTTCTTTCAACCCATTGAGCACCCGCTCATCGAGGATGGAAGGATCCCCAGCCAGCATGGCATAGGTGGCATAGCGCAGGTAGTAGTCGAGGTCACGGATACAGGCCGCATAGCGACGGGTGGTGTACATGTTGCCACCGGGACGGGTGATGTCAGAGTAGAGCAGAGATTTGGCCACTGCTTCCTTGACGATATTGGCGGCATTGGCGCTGATCACGGTCGCAGCACGCACCCGTAGTTCGCCCGTTGCGAAGTAAGCTTTCAGCTTCTCCATGGCGGCGGTGTCGAGGTATTTGCCTTGCACGTCAGAGGCGTTGATGACAGCGGTAATCGCGTCTTGCATAGTTCTTTTTCCTCAAAAACTGATTTGGATGATGGATCAATGAAGGATGCTGAGGCGACCTACTGCATGGCGCCAATCACGAAGTCAAAGTAAGAACCGGCTTCAGCGGCATCTTCTGCAGACAGCAGCGAGGAAGCAACGTTCTTCATGGCGCGGATCCCTTCGGCCACGGCAGGAATGGGGGTGCCGAGGGAGTTGTACATTTCACGCACACCCACCAAACCAATTTCTTCGATGGGGGTGACATCACCCGCAACAATACCGTAGGTCACAAGCCGCAGGTAGTAGTCGAGGTCACGCAGGCAGGTGGCGGTCATTTCTTCACCGTAGGCATTGCCACCGGGGGAGACCACATCAGGCCGTTTTTGGAAGAGTTGATCGCCCGCTTGCTTGACAATCCGCTCGCGGTTTTCGGTCAGGGTTTGGGCAATGCGCAGACGACGCTCGCCGGTGCTGACAAAGCTTTTAATGCGATCCAGTTCACCGGGGCTGAGGTAACGGGCCTCGGCATCTGCATTCACGATCGATTTCGTGACGACGCTCATTGAGTTCCTCCAAAGTTGGAATTGTAAAACAAGGGTCTTGATAATGTGGCATCTGCCATTGGAATGTTACGACTCACCGCACTCCTGTAGGAGAGATAGGTACGGCGATGGACCCGACGGGCTGACGTAACCTTCCGCAAACATTCTCAGGCATAGGGGGGACATCTCCCACATCATCGCAATCCTTTTTAACATTCTTAACATTTTTTCAAAAATCTGCTAAGGGCAGCTATTCCAGCCATTCGATAATGCGGGTGCCAAGGTTGAGGGGAATATTCACGGCTTTGCCGAGGCGGGGTTTCTCACGGGTGGTCTCAATAAAGGTGCAAACTTGCTGGGCACAGCCCCAGTCATTGAGGTGCTGGGCGATCGCCCCAAGGTGGGCGGCATAATCTTCAGGCGTATCGGGATAGGAGGCCTGCTCGAGGTAGCGCCACATCACCTGCAAAAAGATGCGATCGCCCACGCGGCGAAACTGAAGGTCAAAGGAGCGCCCCCATTTGCGCAGGAGCAAGGCATGGAGTTCATCACCAGTGAGGGGCGTCAGCATTGGCAAGAATTTCAGCCCTTGCGGCTAGGACGGCTCGGACAGTGTGATAATAGTTAACAAACGTAATTATTTTACGGCTGTTCGTTTCGATTCCTTAGTAAATAAGCGTAAACCATGGCTCAAGTTTCTGGAATGTCTGATGTGCCCGATATGGGGCGGCGACAGTTTATGAACCTGCTGACGTTTGGTACCATTACCGGTACAGCGTTGGGCGCTCTGTACCCTGTCGTCAAGTATTTCATTCCGCCCTCCAGTGGCGGCACGGGTGGTGGTGTAGTTGCCAAGGATGCATTGGGCAACGATATTAAGGTTTCCGACTACCTGACGAAGCACCTGCCGGGCGATCGCTCCCTTGCCCAAGGGATTAAAGGGGATCCCACCTACGTGATTGTTACTGAGGATCACCAAATTGCCAATTACGGCTTGAATGCCGTCTGCACTCACCTTGGCTGCGTGGTGCCTTGGAATGTCAGTGAAAACAAGTTCATTTGCCCCTGCCACGGCTCTCAATACGACAGCACGGGTAAAGTGGTGCGTGGCCCTGCTCCCCTCTCCTTGGCACTGGTGAATGCCACGGTTACCGAAGATGACAAACTGGTGTTTACCCCTTGGACGGAAACCGATTTCCGCACGGGCAAAGAACCTTGGTGGACGTAAAAAGAAATTAGGGAGTGGTATGAAACGCTTTTTCAAATCGTTGACGCTGGCGATCGCCCTTGCCGCCAGTGTGCTTCTTTGGTCACCGCAAGCACAGGCCTATCCATTTTATGCCCAGCAGGGCTATGACAGTCCTCGCGAAGCGACTGGGCGAATTGTCTGTGCCAACTGTCACCTCGCCGCCAAACCCACCCAAGTGGAAGTGCCCCAAGCCGTCACCCCCGATTCCGTCTTTGAAGCCGTGGTGAAAATTCCCTACGACACCCGTGTGCAACAGGTGCTGGGGGATGGCTCTAAGGGCGGTCTGAATGTCGGTGCAGTTCTCATGCTGCCCGAGGGTTTCAAAATTGCTCCTCCCGATCGCATTCCCGAGGAGTTACAAGCCAAAACCAGCGGCATTTACTACCAGCCCTACAGTGAGGACAAGCAAAACATTATTCTGGTGGGGCCCTTACCGGGTGAGCAGTATCAGGAAATTGTTTTCCCCGTCCTCGCCCCCAACCCTGCCACGGATAAATCGATCCACTTCGGTAAATACTCCGTTCACGCCGGGGGCAACCGCGGTCGCGGCCAAGTCTATCCCAATGGTGAAAAGAGCAACAATAACGTCTTTACTGCACCGATCGCGGGCACGATTACCAGTATTACCGCTAACCCCGATGGCAGTACTGCGGTGGTGATCACCCCCGAGAGTGGTGAAGCAGTGACAGAGACCATTCCCGCTGGCCCTGACCTCATTGTCAGTGAAGGCCAAACGGTGGCAGCGGGTGAAGCCCTCACCAACAATCCCAATGTGGGTGGTTTTGGGCAAAAGGATACGGAAATTGTCCTGCAGGATCCCAACCGCATTAAGTGGCTGTTGGTCTTCTTTGCCGCCATTACCCTCTCGCAAATTCTGCTGGTTCTGAAGAAGAAACAAGTGGAGAAAGTGCAAGCCGCCGAGATGAGTCTCTAAAGGAGTCCTATCACCCACGGTAGTGCAATCCCTCCATGACACGATTGTGGCGATCGCCACGGCTATTGTGCCCCAGCAAGGGAGTATTGGCATTGTCCGTCTCTCAGGCGCCAAAGCAGTCGCGATCGCCCAGTCTTTATTTGAAGCCCCCGGCAAGCAGCCTTGGGAATCCCATCGCATTCTCTATGGCTATGTCCGCGACCCCCAAACCAGAGAACGGGTCGATGAAGCCCTCCTGCTGTTAATGCTGGCGCCCCGCTCCTACACCCGCGAAGATGTGGTGGAATTCCACTGTCATGGTGGCCTCATCCCTGTCCAGCGCGTGCTGCAACTGTGTGTCGCCGCAGGGGCACGCCTCGCCGAGCCGGGGGAATTTACGCTGCGCGCCTTCCTCAACGGTCGCCTTGATCTCACCCAAGCCGAGAGTGTGGCCGAACTGGTGGCTGCCCAATCCACAACCGCCGCTCAAATTGCTTTGGCGGGTCTGACAGGAAAATTCGCCCGCCCCCTCAAGCAGATTCGTCAGACCTGTTTATCCCTCTTGGCGGAAATTGAAGCGCGACTCGATTTTACGGACGAGCTACCCCCCCTTGACCCCGCAGCCATTGCTGAGGACATTCGTCAGTTGCAACACCAAGTAGCAGCGTTTTTGGCCACGGCAGAACGGGGAGCACTGATCCGCACTGGGCTAAAAGTGGCCATTGTGGGTCGCCCCAATGTCGGTAAGTCGAGTCTGCTCAATGCTTGGAGCCGTAGCGATCGCGCCATTGTTACAGATTTACCCGGCACCACCCGCGATATTGTCGAGTCCCAATTGGTTGTCGGTGGCATTCCAATCCAAGTCCTTGATACGGCCGGCATTCGCGAGACCGATAACTTGGTGGAACAAATTGGCGTCCAGCGATCGCGCCAAGCCGCAGCCAGTGCTGATCTCATCCTCCTTGTCATTGATGCCAGTCAAGGGTGGACAGCCGCCGATCAGGAGATTTACGACCAACTCGAGCTGCAGCAGCGGCGGCAGCAAGCGCCTCAGTCCGTCTTGGTGGTTTTGAATAAAGCTGATCTCCTCAGCGAAACCGTAGAGGTTCAGGATATTCCATTGCCCATTGCCCCCATTCCCACTGTGCTGCTCTCGGCCCTCAGTCAAAGGGGAATTGAGTCTCTCGAGGACGCCATTTTAGACCTTGTTCAAGGCCAAGGGGTTACCGCCGCCAACCTAGACTTTGCCATCAACCAACGTCAAGCCGCGCTCTTGGAGCAGGTTCACCAATCCCTGAATCATGTGCTTGCGGCCATTGATGCCCAACTCCCCCTTGATTTTTGGACAATTGACCTGCATGCTGCCGCTCGTGCCCTTGGTACCCTAACCGGGGAAGAGGTGACTGAGTCTGTGCTAGAACAAATCTTTAGCCGTTTTTGCATTGGAAAATAGCCCATGCTTTGGAATACCAGCTACCGGCCGTTACTTGCTTATATCCTTCCCTATCGGCGACGGTTGCTGGTCGCTTTTTTGTGTACCCTCGGCTACGTCTCGACCATGCCGGCGATCGCCTACCTGATTGGCCAAGCGGCGAAGCTCATCGGGGCAGGGGATTTGATAGGCCTGATTCAATGGTGTGCAGCCTCCTCGCTGCTGTTTGTCGGTCGTAGTTTTTGCCAATTTGGCCAAGATGTCCTAATGTCCGATATTTCCCTACGGATTGTCTATGACATTCGGGTGCGGCTGTACCGTCATCTGCATCGTTTGGGGGTGGACTATTTTGAAAAGGCAGCGACCGGCGATCTCACCTACCGCCTCACTGAGGATGTGGATCGCATTGGCGTCATGGTCAATAGCAGTTTTCATCGCCTCATCCCCTCAACTTTAACCACAGTTGCGGTCATTGGTTATATGTTCTACCTCAACTGGCAACTGACATTGGGGACGATGATCATTGCGCCGCTGATGACGTTTCTCATCGCTTGGTTT includes:
- a CDS encoding carbon dioxide-concentrating mechanism protein CcmK; this translates as MPIALGMVEVLGHPPALAVADVMVKAARVTLVGYEVVSGARLTIIVRGDVSEVQIAVAAGVEAAKKIPAQSPKEKTLYLSSTVIPRPHGNLEAVFPKMRFQYGDGWERFLV
- a CDS encoding phycobilisome linker polypeptide, yielding MRMFKITACVPSQTRIRTQRELQNTYFTKLVPYENWFREQQRIQKMGGKIVKVELFTGKPGVNTGLA
- the apcB gene encoding allophycocyanin subunit beta, with the translated sequence MQDAITAVINASDVQGKYLDTAAMEKLKAYFATGELRVRAATVISANAANIVKEAVAKSLLYSDITRPGGNMYTTRRYAACIRDLDYYLRYATYAMLAGDPSILDERVLNGLKETYNSLGVPIAATVQAIQAMKEVTASLVGADAGKEMGIYFDYICSGLS
- the apcA gene encoding allophycocyanin subunit alpha produces the protein MSVVTKSIVNADAEARYLSPGELDRIKSFVSTGERRLRIAQTLTENRERIVKQAGDQLFQKRPDVVSPGGNAYGEEMTATCLRDLDYYLRLVTYGIVAGDVTPIEEIGLVGVREMYNSLGTPIPAVAEGIRAMKNVASSLLSAEDAAEAGSYFDFVIGAMQ
- a CDS encoding DUF3067 family protein, with product MLTPLTGDELHALLLRKWGRSFDLQFRRVGDRIFLQVMWRYLEQASYPDTPEDYAAHLGAIAQHLNDWGCAQQVCTFIETTREKPRLGKAVNIPLNLGTRIIEWLE
- the petC gene encoding cytochrome b6-f complex iron-sulfur subunit; its protein translation is MAQVSGMSDVPDMGRRQFMNLLTFGTITGTALGALYPVVKYFIPPSSGGTGGGVVAKDALGNDIKVSDYLTKHLPGDRSLAQGIKGDPTYVIVTEDHQIANYGLNAVCTHLGCVVPWNVSENKFICPCHGSQYDSTGKVVRGPAPLSLALVNATVTEDDKLVFTPWTETDFRTGKEPWWT
- the petA gene encoding cytochrome f, which encodes MKRFFKSLTLAIALAASVLLWSPQAQAYPFYAQQGYDSPREATGRIVCANCHLAAKPTQVEVPQAVTPDSVFEAVVKIPYDTRVQQVLGDGSKGGLNVGAVLMLPEGFKIAPPDRIPEELQAKTSGIYYQPYSEDKQNIILVGPLPGEQYQEIVFPVLAPNPATDKSIHFGKYSVHAGGNRGRGQVYPNGEKSNNNVFTAPIAGTITSITANPDGSTAVVITPESGEAVTETIPAGPDLIVSEGQTVAAGEALTNNPNVGGFGQKDTEIVLQDPNRIKWLLVFFAAITLSQILLVLKKKQVEKVQAAEMSL
- the mnmE gene encoding tRNA uridine-5-carboxymethylaminomethyl(34) synthesis GTPase MnmE, coding for MQSLHDTIVAIATAIVPQQGSIGIVRLSGAKAVAIAQSLFEAPGKQPWESHRILYGYVRDPQTRERVDEALLLLMLAPRSYTREDVVEFHCHGGLIPVQRVLQLCVAAGARLAEPGEFTLRAFLNGRLDLTQAESVAELVAAQSTTAAQIALAGLTGKFARPLKQIRQTCLSLLAEIEARLDFTDELPPLDPAAIAEDIRQLQHQVAAFLATAERGALIRTGLKVAIVGRPNVGKSSLLNAWSRSDRAIVTDLPGTTRDIVESQLVVGGIPIQVLDTAGIRETDNLVEQIGVQRSRQAAASADLILLVIDASQGWTAADQEIYDQLELQQRRQQAPQSVLVVLNKADLLSETVEVQDIPLPIAPIPTVLLSALSQRGIESLEDAILDLVQGQGVTAANLDFAINQRQAALLEQVHQSLNHVLAAIDAQLPLDFWTIDLHAAARALGTLTGEEVTESVLEQIFSRFCIGK